One Carassius carassius chromosome 20, fCarCar2.1, whole genome shotgun sequence DNA segment encodes these proteins:
- the LOC132095784 gene encoding cystatin-like protein, with translation MIVGEGQCLQNRPIPAVVICVDVTAVTDSGEHQENSTALQLLIKMRGLLFLLSALFLLESTKGLKYEELNEDDRKIVDDAIKQGNKMRGTVKHLDFYSITTTGNVREVILRPTSCDKTTPSVHREECKTEDKKPQVSCIHCNGIMKACLFLMQEKEIQKTMIECKPNPGSEHRLF, from the exons ATGATCGTAGGGGAGGGCCAGTGCTTACAAAACAGACCAATCCCAGCTGTTGTGATCTGTGTAGACGTAACAGCAGTAACTGATTCTGGAGAACATCAGGAGAACAGCACAGCTCTTCAGTTACTGATCAAGATGAGAGGCTTACTGTTCCTGCTCAGCGCTCTGTTCCTGCTGGAGTCAACAAAGGGACTGAAATACGAAGAGTTAAATGAAGATGACAGAAAAATTGTTGACGACGCAATAAAACAAGGCAATAAGATGCGTGGAACAGTCAAACACCTCGACTTTTACAGTATCACAACA ACGGGGAATGTACGTGAGGTGATACTGAGACCCACCTCATGTGACAAAACAACACCAAGTGTCCATCGGGAAGAATGTAAAACCGAAGATAAGAAA cctcaGGTTTCCTGTATTCATTGTAATGGAATCATgaaagcatgtttatttcttATGCAGGAAAAAGAG ATACAAAAAACGATGATTGAATGTAAGCCTAATCCTGGGTCAGAACATCGATTGTTCTGA
- the LOC132097004 gene encoding cystatin-like protein — protein sequence MIVGEGQCLQNRPIPAVVICVDVTAVTDSGEHQENSTALQLLIKMRGLLFLLSALFLLESTKGLKYEELNEDDRKIVDGAIKQGNKMRGTVKHLDFYSITTRGSALEVILRPTSCDKTTPSVHRKECEVHNKQPQVSCIHCNGIMKPCLLFKQKEKKEERINECQKYLPGSGFPFF from the exons ATGATCGTAGGGGAGGGCCAGTGCTTACAAAACAGACCAATCCCAGCTGTTGTGATCTGTGTAGACGTAACAGCAGTAACTGATTCTGGAGAACATCAGGAGAACAGCACAGCTCTTCAGTTACTGATCAAGATGAGAGGCTTACTGTTCCTGCTCAGCGCTCTGTTCCTGCTGGAGTCAACAAAGGGACTGAAATACGAAGAGTTAAATGAAGATGACAGAAAAATTGTTGACGGTGCAATAAAACAAGGCAATAAGATGCGTGGAACAGTCAAACACCTCGACTTTTACAGTATCACAACA AGGGGGAGTGCACTCGAGGTGATACTGAGACCCACCTCATGTGACAAAACAACACCAAGTGTCCATCGGAAAGAATGTGAAGTCCACAATAAACAA cctcAGGTTTCATGTATTCACTGTAATGGAATCATGAAACCATGTTTACTTTTTAAACAAAAGGAAAAG AAGGAAGAAAGAATAAATGAATGTCAGAAGTATTTGCCTGGGTCAGGATTTCCATTCTTCTGA